GTCTACCCGGAAACGCCGCGGCTGTCGAGAGGAAGGGGCCGCATCCGCGGCAGGTCAGCGCTGGGCCAGGCGGCGCATCACGCGCCGGCGCGGCAGCCCGTACCAGAGGAGGACGAAGACGCCGAAGAGCACGCCGGCCAGCGCGAGCGCGCCGGTGGACGAGCGGAGGATCACGCGGCTCACCAGGAAGACGTCGAGCGAGATCCCCAGCGCCAGCGGGAGCATGCTCCAGAGCAGCAGGCGCGAGGAGACGGCCAGGAAGTTCTCGCTGACGGAGCGCGGCTCGCGCTGGCGGTGCAGCGCGGCGGGCGCCATCACCAGCGCGATGGAGACCACCACCAGCACGATGGCGCCCAGGTGCAGCTTCTGCTCGAACCCGCTGAGCCGGGTGGAGAACGCCTGGTTGAAGACGGCGATGAGCTGGAAGCCGAAGAGGCTCTGGATCCCCGGGAGCACCATGCGGCACTCCTCCAGCATGTAGCTGGCGGCGTCTTCCAGCGAGAGGTTCCCTTCGCTCTCGGCGGGGGGCATCCTGCTGGGGTGCGACGGCTGGGTGCTCACGCGCTGGTCGGAATCTGGTGACGGCGAAACAGGCCGGCCCCGGCCTTCGCCGCACGCCGATTACCAGATTCGTGCCGATACGTCACACACCTCCCCCGGCCGTCGGCAGGTCCGCCGTCCTCAGCGCTCGTGGACCACGCGCCCGCCGACCACCGTCATCGCCACCCGCGCGTCGCGGATGGTCTCGGGCGGCACGCGGCGCAGGTCGCGGTCGAGCACCACGAAGTCGGCGAGCTTCCCCGGCTCCAGCGTCCCCTTCTCGCGCTCCTCGAACGCCGCGTGCGCCGCGCCGGAGGTGTAGGCCCGGAGCGCCTCCTCCACGGTGATCTTCTGCTCCGGCACCCAGCCGCCGGGGTTGCGGTCGTCCAGCGTCCTGCGGGTGGCGGCGGCGTAGATCCCCTCCAGCGGCGTGGGCGGCGCCACGTACCAGTCGCTCCCGAACGCCGGGCGGGCGCCCGCGTCCAGCAGCGAGCGGAAGGCGTAGGTGGTGCGGATGCGCTCGGGGCCGATCACCCGCTCGGCCCAGCGCCCGTCGTCGATGGCGTGGTACGGCTGCATGCTGGGGATCACGCCCAGCGCGGCGAAGCGGGGGATGTCGCGCGGGGCCAGGTGCTGCGCGTGCTCCACGCGGAAGCGCCGGTCTCGCGCGCCGTTTTCACTGGCTACGCGGGCGAAGACGTCCAGGAGGATCGTGTTCGCCCGGTCACCGATGGCGTGCACCATCACCTGCAGCCCGGCGCGGTCGGCGCCCGCGGCCCAGCGGTGGAGGCTGTCCGGCGGGGTGACCAGGAGGCCGGAGTCGGCCGGCGCGTCGGTGAACGGCTGGTGGAAGGCGGCGGTGTGCGAGCCGAGCGAGCCGTCCACGTACCCCTTGAGCCCGCCGATGCGCAGCCACTCGTCGCCCCGGCCGCGGGCGGCCACGGTGTCGCGCAGCAGTTCCCAGCCGTCGAGCGGGACGGCGGCGTAGATGCGCGTCCCGAGCCGCCCGGCGGCGTGCGCGCGGCGGAACGCGGCCAGGTCCGCCCAGCTCCCCATGTGGTGCACCGAGGTGACGCCCTGCTCCGCCACGAAGCGCATGGCGGCGGCGAGCGCCCGGTCCTGCATCTCCGGCGACGGCGGCGGGACCACGCGGTCCACCAGCGCCATGGCGTTGTCCTTGAGCACGCCGGCCGGCTCGCCCCCCGGGCCGCGGACGATGGTGCCGCCCTC
This region of Longimicrobium sp. genomic DNA includes:
- a CDS encoding DUF6328 family protein; the encoded protein is MSTQPSHPSRMPPAESEGNLSLEDAASYMLEECRMVLPGIQSLFGFQLIAVFNQAFSTRLSGFEQKLHLGAIVLVVVSIALVMAPAALHRQREPRSVSENFLAVSSRLLLWSMLPLALGISLDVFLVSRVILRSSTGALALAGVLFGVFVLLWYGLPRRRVMRRLAQR
- a CDS encoding amidohydrolase yields the protein MNRHPLLRRTVVLGGPLLLAAYAQGTRVASQEPAELVVLHATVWTGVAGARDAQALAVRGGRIVAVGSDREVERLAGPGTRVVDAVGRMVVPGFIDSHIHFLGGGYSLASVQLRDARTPEEFTRRIRDFARTLPPGAWITEGNWDHSLWGGELPRKEWIDSVTPDNPVWVSRLDGHMALANSAALRAAGVTRDTREVEGGTIVRGPGGEPAGVLKDNAMALVDRVVPPPSPEMQDRALAAAMRFVAEQGVTSVHHMGSWADLAAFRRAHAAGRLGTRIYAAVPLDGWELLRDTVAARGRGDEWLRIGGLKGYVDGSLGSHTAAFHQPFTDAPADSGLLVTPPDSLHRWAAGADRAGLQVMVHAIGDRANTILLDVFARVASENGARDRRFRVEHAQHLAPRDIPRFAALGVIPSMQPYHAIDDGRWAERVIGPERIRTTYAFRSLLDAGARPAFGSDWYVAPPTPLEGIYAAATRRTLDDRNPGGWVPEQKITVEEALRAYTSGAAHAAFEEREKGTLEPGKLADFVVLDRDLRRVPPETIRDARVAMTVVGGRVVHER